The following are encoded together in the Arthrobacter sp. Y-9 genome:
- a CDS encoding right-handed parallel beta-helix repeat-containing protein: MANPSSNHALNTSPEPRGQRAKHRAARRRIPAVLALAGLLGGGLLTVSAPGAAEAAEPACTVTVAPGTEIADVVNAKPQGAVICLAAGRHTVNRTISPKAQQELRGLPGSILDGAKQLTAWTLYQPAGQPARWQSRGNLPAAYTGPGQCETAGSTTCNLAEDLFYDGARLRRVNSLAAVVPGTFFADYASNTLTVGSTPVSHSVRMARLQTAISSTQAGVKLTGLTVQHFANRSQRGAVVVSGTDWRVTGNTVSDNHGVGIVADQAVRPQILNNTVVRNGQLGVTLYRTSSATVTGNTVNGNNTAGYWIADWESGGIKTTYSSALIQRNTVSGNLGIGIWADVQSDGITVDANTISGNYADGVRYEISRHGVITNNTVTDNAKRMGRGGGTGLWSGAGIDVNTSSNVTITGNVLRGNLNGVSLQARNRGTSSWGTYLLRTVTVSGNTVDMGAGSPATAATGIVATPDRILTPSAAGIAFSRNSYTLATSTQKGFNKVNALVTYPGWKSAGFDSTASVAYLR, translated from the coding sequence GCGCGAAACACCGTGCCGCCCGGCGCCGGATCCCCGCCGTCCTCGCCCTCGCAGGGCTTCTGGGCGGCGGACTGCTGACCGTTTCCGCCCCGGGCGCCGCAGAAGCCGCCGAGCCCGCCTGCACCGTGACGGTCGCACCCGGCACGGAGATCGCCGACGTCGTCAACGCGAAGCCGCAGGGCGCCGTGATCTGCCTCGCGGCCGGCCGCCACACGGTCAACCGCACTATCTCGCCGAAGGCGCAGCAGGAGCTCCGGGGCCTTCCCGGTTCCATCCTGGACGGCGCCAAGCAGCTCACCGCCTGGACTCTGTACCAGCCGGCAGGTCAGCCCGCCCGCTGGCAGTCCCGCGGCAACCTCCCCGCCGCGTACACCGGACCCGGCCAGTGCGAGACCGCCGGCAGCACCACCTGCAACCTCGCCGAGGACCTGTTCTACGACGGCGCGCGACTGCGCCGCGTGAACAGCCTGGCCGCCGTCGTGCCCGGCACCTTCTTCGCCGACTACGCGAGCAACACCCTCACGGTCGGCAGCACTCCGGTGTCCCACAGTGTCCGCATGGCCCGGCTCCAGACCGCCATCTCCTCGACCCAGGCCGGGGTGAAGCTCACCGGGCTGACGGTCCAGCACTTCGCCAACCGGTCCCAGCGCGGCGCCGTGGTCGTGTCCGGCACGGACTGGCGGGTCACCGGCAACACGGTCAGCGACAACCACGGTGTGGGCATCGTGGCCGATCAGGCCGTCCGTCCGCAGATCCTGAACAACACGGTGGTCCGGAACGGCCAGCTCGGCGTGACCCTCTACCGCACCAGCAGCGCCACGGTCACGGGCAACACCGTCAACGGCAACAACACGGCGGGCTACTGGATCGCCGACTGGGAGTCCGGCGGCATCAAGACGACGTACTCGAGCGCCCTGATCCAGCGCAACACCGTCTCCGGAAATCTGGGGATCGGAATCTGGGCCGACGTGCAGTCCGACGGCATCACCGTGGACGCCAACACGATCTCCGGCAACTACGCGGACGGCGTGCGCTACGAGATCAGCCGCCACGGCGTCATCACGAACAACACCGTCACGGACAACGCGAAGCGGATGGGCCGGGGCGGCGGAACGGGCCTCTGGTCGGGGGCCGGGATCGATGTCAACACCTCGTCCAACGTGACGATCACCGGGAACGTGCTCCGGGGGAACCTCAACGGCGTCAGCCTCCAGGCCCGCAACCGAGGCACCAGCTCGTGGGGAACGTACCTGCTGAGGACCGTGACCGTGTCCGGCAACACCGTGGACATGGGCGCCGGGTCCCCGGCGACCGCCGCGACCGGCATCGTCGCCACGCCGGACCGCATCCTCACCCCCTCCGCGGCGGGGATCGCGTTCAGCCGGAACTCCTACACGCTGGCCACCAGCACCCAGAAGGGCTTCAACAAGGTCAACGCACTCGTCACATATCCTGGCTGGAAGAGCGCGGGGTTCGACTCCACCGCCAGTGTGGCGTACCTTCGCTGA
- a CDS encoding CDP-alcohol phosphatidyltransferase family protein yields MGIQGTQSGRGEDHGIAASLQILKGKQKTSKGASAYVRFFNRPFGRVLAAVSHRLGLTPNIVTAISALATFGGLAVLAFSPVTPVTGLLVAALLVLGYAFDSADGQLARLRGGGSFAGEWLDHVVDAAKMSLFHLVVLFAWARTGTESGLWLVLPGAYAFLAAFFFCTIMLTDQLRRAHRGSSGMRLAGEGSSSVLYSLAVLPTEYGVLACVFVLWGWPAVFQWVYLALFVCNALFLCLALPKWYRELAGFGRT; encoded by the coding sequence ATGGGGATCCAGGGCACGCAGTCCGGCAGGGGTGAGGACCACGGGATCGCCGCGTCCTTGCAGATCCTGAAAGGCAAGCAGAAGACCTCAAAGGGTGCCTCCGCGTACGTCCGGTTCTTCAACCGCCCGTTCGGACGGGTGCTCGCCGCGGTGTCCCACCGCCTGGGCCTGACCCCGAACATCGTCACGGCCATCAGCGCGCTCGCCACCTTCGGAGGACTCGCCGTGCTGGCGTTCTCCCCGGTCACGCCCGTCACAGGTCTTCTCGTGGCGGCGCTGCTGGTCCTGGGCTACGCCTTCGATTCGGCGGACGGCCAGCTGGCGCGGCTGCGCGGCGGCGGAAGTTTCGCCGGCGAGTGGCTGGACCACGTGGTGGATGCCGCCAAGATGTCCCTGTTCCATCTGGTGGTGCTGTTCGCCTGGGCGCGCACCGGCACGGAATCCGGGCTGTGGCTGGTGCTGCCCGGGGCGTACGCCTTCCTGGCGGCGTTCTTCTTCTGCACCATCATGCTCACGGATCAGCTGCGCCGTGCGCACCGCGGCTCCAGCGGCATGCGGCTGGCCGGCGAGGGCAGCTCCTCCGTGCTGTACTCGCTGGCTGTGCTGCCGACCGAATACGGAGTGCTGGCCTGCGTGTTCGTGCTGTGGGGCTGGCCGGCGGTGTTCCAGTGGGTCTACCTCGCGCTCTTCGTGTGCAATGCGCTCTTCCTGTGCCTGGCGCTGCCGAAGTGGTACCGCGAGCTGGCCGGCTTCGGCCGGACCTGA
- a CDS encoding GDP-L-fucose synthase: MILGETPGTDDAAQADIGILDRDAPFYVAGHRGLIGSAIWRRLERAGFTHLIGVPSSELDLLDRTAVEDFFAEHQPRHVALAAAKVGGIQANNDFPVDFLSENLRIQGNVMDSAVRQRVHKLLFLGSSCIYPRFAPQPIPEDALLTGKLEVTNDAYAVAKIAGIQYVKAVRRQYGLPWISAMPSNLYGPGDNFRPGVSHVLPALIMRYRQARDDGVDTVTNWGTGTPLREFLYADDCADACLFLLDNYDGGRHLNVGTGSEISIKDLAALIADVVGYEGKTVWDATKPDGTPRKMMDVSRLTGLGWRARTGLREGVERTVQWLDAHEEEARTA, encoded by the coding sequence ATGATCCTTGGGGAGACGCCGGGCACCGATGACGCCGCTCAGGCGGACATCGGCATCCTGGACCGGGACGCGCCGTTCTACGTGGCCGGACACCGCGGGCTCATCGGATCGGCGATCTGGCGGCGCCTCGAACGAGCCGGTTTCACGCATCTGATCGGCGTGCCGTCCTCGGAACTCGATCTGCTGGACCGGACGGCGGTGGAGGACTTCTTCGCCGAGCATCAGCCACGCCACGTGGCCCTGGCCGCCGCGAAAGTGGGCGGCATCCAGGCCAACAACGATTTCCCGGTGGACTTTCTGAGCGAGAATCTGAGGATCCAGGGGAACGTCATGGACAGTGCGGTGCGGCAACGGGTCCACAAGCTCCTCTTCCTGGGATCGAGCTGCATCTATCCACGGTTCGCGCCGCAGCCGATCCCCGAGGACGCGCTGCTCACGGGCAAGCTGGAAGTCACCAACGACGCCTACGCGGTGGCCAAGATCGCCGGGATCCAGTACGTCAAAGCCGTCCGGCGGCAATACGGGCTGCCGTGGATCAGTGCCATGCCCAGCAACCTGTACGGTCCCGGGGACAACTTCCGGCCGGGCGTCTCCCATGTGCTGCCGGCGCTGATCATGCGGTACCGGCAGGCCCGCGACGACGGCGTGGACACCGTCACGAACTGGGGCACCGGCACGCCGCTGCGGGAATTCCTCTACGCGGACGACTGCGCGGACGCTTGCCTCTTCCTCCTGGACAACTACGACGGCGGCCGCCACCTGAACGTGGGCACCGGCTCCGAGATCAGCATCAAGGACCTCGCGGCCCTCATCGCGGACGTCGTCGGCTACGAGGGCAAGACCGTCTGGGACGCCACGAAGCCGGACGGGACCCCGCGCAAGATGATGGACGTCTCCCGCCTCACGGGACTCGGCTGGCGGGCGCGGACGGGCCTGCGGGAAGGCGTCGAGCGCACCGTGCAGTGGCTCGATGCCCATGAGGAGGAAGCACGGACGGCCTGA
- the gmd gene encoding GDP-mannose 4,6-dehydratase, which produces MARRAFIAGITGQDGSYLAELLLLKGYEVHGLIRRTSAFNTARIDHLYVDPHESDARLFLHYGDMDDGARLVTLLAQIQPDEVYNLAAQSHVRVSFDEPIHTGNTTGLGTSRFLEAVRLAGVDTRFYQASTSEMFGASPPPQNEETPFYPRSPYGAAKVYSYWMTRNYREAYGMFAVNGILFNHESPRRGATFVTRKITRAVASIASGKADRLYLGNLDAIRDWGYAAEYVEGMWRMLQVDTPQDYVLATSTPTTVQQFLEYAFGSVGLHWRDHVEFDERYLRPTEVDSLIGDPTNAQVDLGWKASVGAEDLARLMVAHDLAELGSPQGHLVDQVTLPSWNASLELT; this is translated from the coding sequence ATGGCGAGACGTGCGTTCATCGCTGGAATCACGGGCCAGGACGGGTCTTACCTGGCCGAACTACTACTACTCAAGGGCTACGAGGTCCACGGTCTCATCCGCCGCACCTCCGCGTTCAACACGGCCCGCATCGACCACCTCTACGTGGATCCCCACGAGAGCGATGCCCGCCTGTTCCTCCACTACGGGGACATGGACGACGGCGCCCGGCTCGTCACGCTGCTGGCACAGATCCAGCCGGACGAGGTCTACAACCTGGCCGCCCAATCGCATGTGCGGGTCTCCTTCGACGAGCCGATCCACACCGGCAACACCACCGGTCTGGGCACCTCCCGCTTCCTCGAAGCCGTCCGCCTCGCCGGGGTGGACACCCGGTTCTACCAGGCCTCCACCTCCGAGATGTTCGGAGCCTCACCGCCGCCGCAGAACGAGGAGACGCCGTTCTATCCGCGCTCCCCCTACGGCGCCGCGAAGGTCTACAGCTATTGGATGACCCGCAACTACCGCGAGGCCTACGGCATGTTCGCCGTCAACGGGATCCTGTTCAACCATGAATCCCCGCGGCGCGGCGCCACGTTCGTCACCCGGAAGATCACCCGGGCGGTGGCCTCCATCGCCTCCGGGAAGGCGGACCGCCTGTATCTGGGAAATCTGGACGCCATCCGTGACTGGGGCTACGCCGCCGAGTATGTCGAGGGCATGTGGCGCATGCTGCAGGTGGACACCCCGCAGGACTACGTCCTCGCCACGAGCACGCCCACCACGGTGCAGCAGTTCCTGGAGTACGCCTTCGGAAGCGTCGGACTGCACTGGCGGGACCACGTCGAGTTCGATGAACGGTACCTCCGGCCCACCGAGGTGGATTCGCTCATCGGCGATCCCACGAACGCCCAGGTGGACCTCGGCTGGAAGGCGTCCGTCGGCGCGGAGGACCTGGCCCGCCTCATGGTGGCCCATGACCTGGCCGAGCTCGGAAGCCCGCAGGGACATCTGGTGGACCAGGTCACGCTCCCCTCCTGGAACGCCAGTCTGGAGCTGACATGA
- a CDS encoding SufS family cysteine desulfurase, translated as MNNGVPLTDVEVLRIRNDFPLLAHPVNGRELVYLDSGATSQNPLSVLEAEQEFYEQRNSAVHRGAHTLAAHATLAFEDARATVAEFVGAREEEIVWTSNATAGLNLLAYAFSNASVGEVAPEARRFALGPGDEIVVTEMEHHANLVPWQELCRRTGATLRHIPLTDEGTLDLDEAARVITARTRVLAFTHVSNVLGTINPVAHLVGLARAVGALVVLDACQSAPHLPLDVKALDVDFAVFSGHKMLGPTGIGALYGRQELLDALPPVTTGGSMITTVTMEHSGYLPAPQRFEAGTQPVSQAIAMAAAARYLMETGMDRVHAREEVLAQRMLEGLARIPGVRTLGPAAGVERAALVSFDVEGVHAHDVGQYLDAQGIAVRVGHHCAQPLHRRYGLSASTRASAYLYTTEGEVDAFLEGVAGVRGFFGVK; from the coding sequence GTGAACAATGGCGTCCCTCTGACTGATGTGGAAGTCCTCCGGATCCGGAACGACTTCCCGCTCCTGGCGCATCCGGTGAACGGGCGGGAGCTCGTCTACCTCGACTCGGGGGCCACGAGCCAGAACCCCCTGAGCGTGCTGGAAGCCGAGCAGGAGTTCTACGAACAGCGGAATTCCGCCGTGCACCGCGGCGCACACACCCTGGCGGCCCATGCCACGCTCGCCTTCGAGGACGCCCGCGCCACGGTGGCGGAGTTCGTCGGGGCGCGCGAGGAGGAGATCGTCTGGACCTCCAACGCCACCGCCGGCCTCAACCTCCTCGCCTACGCCTTCTCCAACGCGAGCGTGGGGGAGGTGGCCCCCGAGGCCCGCCGCTTCGCGCTCGGTCCCGGGGACGAGATCGTCGTCACCGAGATGGAGCACCACGCCAATCTGGTGCCGTGGCAGGAGCTCTGCCGCCGGACCGGCGCCACCCTCCGGCACATTCCGCTGACCGACGAGGGCACCCTGGACCTGGACGAGGCCGCCCGCGTGATCACCGCCAGGACCCGCGTCCTCGCGTTCACCCACGTCTCGAACGTCCTCGGCACCATCAACCCGGTGGCGCACCTCGTGGGCCTGGCCCGCGCGGTGGGCGCACTGGTGGTCCTGGACGCCTGCCAGTCCGCGCCGCACCTGCCGCTCGACGTGAAGGCCCTCGACGTGGACTTCGCCGTCTTCTCCGGCCACAAGATGCTCGGCCCCACCGGCATCGGCGCCCTGTACGGCCGCCAGGAACTCCTGGACGCCCTGCCGCCAGTGACGACCGGCGGATCGATGATCACCACCGTGACGATGGAGCACTCGGGGTACCTCCCGGCGCCGCAGCGTTTCGAGGCCGGCACCCAGCCGGTCTCGCAGGCCATCGCGATGGCCGCGGCCGCGCGGTATCTGATGGAGACGGGGATGGACCGCGTCCACGCCCGGGAGGAGGTCCTCGCACAGCGCATGCTCGAGGGCCTGGCCCGCATCCCCGGCGTCCGCACACTCGGCCCGGCCGCCGGCGTCGAGCGCGCCGCGCTGGTCTCGTTCGACGTGGAAGGCGTGCACGCGCACGACGTCGGACAGTACCTGGACGCCCAGGGCATCGCCGTCCGCGTGGGTCACCACTGCGCGCAGCCCCTGCACCGGCGCTACGGCCTCTCGGCGTCGACGCGCGCCAGCGCCTACCTGTACACCACCGAGGGCGAGGTGGACGCCTTCCTCGAGGGTGTCGCCGGTGTCCGCGGATTCTTCGGAGTGAAGTGA
- the sufU gene encoding Fe-S cluster assembly sulfur transfer protein SufU — protein MSSLESLYQQTILEHAKARHGGSLSEVAACETSWPAGTGQCHQLNPVCGDEITLRLSVSGAEGERRIESLEWLGNGCSISMASASMLTDLAGEVSSVDELATLIEEFRTVLRSRGTVEGDPEELGDAAALSGVSKFPARVKCAMLAWVAAEDALRQAVSTAA, from the coding sequence ATGAGTTCTCTCGAATCGCTGTACCAGCAGACCATCCTGGAACACGCCAAGGCCCGTCACGGCGGGAGCCTGAGCGAAGTCGCCGCCTGTGAGACCTCGTGGCCCGCGGGCACCGGTCAGTGCCATCAGCTGAACCCGGTATGCGGCGACGAGATCACCCTGCGCCTCTCGGTCAGCGGCGCCGAGGGTGAGCGCCGCATCGAATCCCTCGAATGGCTCGGCAACGGGTGCTCCATCTCGATGGCGTCCGCCTCGATGCTGACCGATCTGGCCGGCGAGGTCTCCTCGGTGGACGAACTCGCCACGCTGATCGAGGAGTTCCGCACCGTGCTGCGGTCCCGCGGCACGGTGGAAGGCGATCCCGAAGAACTCGGCGACGCCGCCGCGCTCTCCGGCGTTTCGAAGTTCCCGGCCCGCGTCAAGTGCGCCATGCTCGCCTGGGTGGCGGCGGAGGACGCGCTGCGTCAGGCCGTGTCGACCGCGGCCTGA
- the nhaA gene encoding Na+/H+ antiporter NhaA codes for MHQTSTTRRLIPERLRVTRLLRNETTGGFLLLAATVIALLWANSPWGASYFELRDIQVGPESLHLNLSLGTWAADGLLAVFFFLAGLELKRELLQGELSDPRKALVPVAAAVGGVVVPALLYVLVNAGNPEGLAGWAIPTATDIAFALAVLGVVGSHLPAALRTFLLTLAVVDDLIAIVIIALFYGGALQIGYLLAALLPLAAFAALGRVAGGRWARWWTLLPLALLTWVLVHSSGVHATVAGVLLAFTIPLGRSAAEAPANGLADRLEHGLRPFSAGFAVPLFAFFAAGVALGGFDGVRSAATDSVAVGIVVALVVGKFVGVLGTSFALTRLPGVALDKSVRWLDMVGVALLTGVGFTVSLLVADLSFGGGHGGEGSAHGEHAKVAILAASVIAAVLGAVVLRLRNRHHRRVKERRRPQAG; via the coding sequence ATGCACCAGACATCCACCACCCGCCGCCTGATCCCGGAGCGCCTGCGCGTGACGCGCCTGCTCCGCAACGAGACCACCGGCGGTTTCCTGCTCCTCGCCGCCACCGTGATCGCCCTGCTCTGGGCCAACTCCCCGTGGGGCGCCTCCTATTTCGAACTGCGGGACATCCAGGTCGGGCCCGAGAGCCTGCACCTGAATCTGAGCCTCGGCACCTGGGCGGCCGACGGCCTCCTCGCGGTGTTCTTCTTCCTGGCCGGGCTGGAACTGAAACGCGAACTCCTGCAAGGCGAGCTGAGCGACCCGCGCAAGGCCCTGGTGCCGGTCGCCGCGGCCGTGGGCGGGGTCGTGGTCCCGGCGCTCCTGTACGTCCTGGTGAACGCCGGGAACCCGGAGGGCCTGGCCGGCTGGGCCATCCCGACCGCCACGGACATCGCCTTCGCCCTCGCCGTGCTCGGCGTGGTCGGCTCGCATCTTCCCGCGGCGCTGCGGACCTTCCTCCTGACGCTCGCGGTAGTGGATGACCTGATCGCGATCGTCATCATCGCCCTCTTCTACGGCGGAGCCCTTCAGATCGGCTATCTCCTGGCGGCCCTGCTCCCCCTCGCGGCCTTCGCGGCGCTCGGACGGGTGGCGGGCGGACGATGGGCGCGCTGGTGGACGCTGCTCCCCCTCGCTCTGCTCACCTGGGTGCTCGTGCACTCCTCCGGAGTCCATGCCACGGTGGCCGGAGTGCTGCTGGCCTTCACCATCCCTCTGGGGCGCTCGGCGGCGGAGGCCCCGGCGAACGGCCTGGCGGACCGGCTCGAGCACGGCCTGAGGCCCTTCAGCGCCGGGTTCGCCGTGCCGCTGTTCGCGTTCTTCGCCGCGGGAGTCGCGCTCGGAGGGTTCGACGGCGTACGGTCGGCCGCCACGGACAGCGTCGCGGTGGGCATCGTCGTGGCGCTCGTCGTGGGCAAATTCGTGGGCGTGCTCGGGACGTCTTTCGCCCTGACGCGGCTGCCCGGCGTGGCGCTCGACAAGTCGGTGCGCTGGCTCGACATGGTGGGCGTCGCCCTGCTCACCGGGGTCGGCTTCACGGTGTCCCTGCTCGTCGCGGATCTCTCCTTCGGCGGAGGCCACGGCGGCGAGGGATCAGCGCATGGCGAGCACGCCAAGGTGGCCATCCTGGCCGCCTCGGTGATCGCCGCGGTGCTCGGCGCCGTCGTGCTCCGGCTCCGGAACAGGCACCACCGCCGTGTGAAGGAGCGCCGGCGCCCGCAGGCGGGCTGA
- a CDS encoding maleylpyruvate isomerase family mycothiol-dependent enzyme — translation MNEIWNVVHEERRALAADLAELEPDAWDTPSLCPGWTVHDVVAHLVNDAKTTWAGFARELLKARFDFDALNAQGVARERCADPRVTLANLRAVSGRTSSAPAPRVTRLVEAFVHGEDIRRPLGLRRNYPVAQLLDALKHQLATSTDFGGGRDRAAGVVLEATDADFRWKPSTPAVNSAPVVRGGTLALLLAVSGRPVRPGELDGEGASAFTVTSTDG, via the coding sequence ATGAACGAGATCTGGAACGTCGTCCACGAGGAGCGCCGCGCACTCGCGGCCGATCTCGCGGAGCTGGAACCGGACGCCTGGGACACCCCCTCCCTGTGCCCCGGATGGACGGTCCATGACGTGGTGGCCCATCTGGTGAACGACGCCAAGACCACCTGGGCCGGCTTCGCTCGGGAGCTGCTCAAAGCCCGTTTCGACTTCGACGCCCTGAACGCGCAGGGCGTCGCCCGCGAGCGCTGCGCGGACCCCCGGGTCACCCTGGCCAACCTCCGGGCCGTGAGCGGGCGCACCAGCAGCGCGCCCGCGCCCCGGGTCACCCGCCTCGTGGAGGCGTTCGTCCACGGCGAGGACATCCGGCGCCCGCTCGGACTGCGCCGGAACTATCCGGTGGCGCAGCTCCTCGACGCCCTGAAGCACCAACTGGCGACGTCCACCGACTTCGGCGGCGGCAGGGATCGGGCCGCGGGCGTGGTTCTCGAGGCCACGGACGCGGACTTCCGCTGGAAGCCGTCGACACCGGCGGTGAATTCCGCCCCGGTGGTGCGAGGCGGCACCCTGGCTCTGCTGCTCGCGGTGTCCGGTCGCCCCGTCCGCCCCGGAGAGCTCGACGGCGAGGGCGCGTCCGCATTCACCGTCACCTCTACGGACGGCTGA
- a CDS encoding ATP-binding cassette domain-containing protein: MHTVTLQHLALDGISQRYAGRRVLSDITFAVSPGQRVGLIGENGSGKSTVLRIAAGAQRPDAGLVLRPERLGYFAQELDAPPGSTAGEVLDRAQRPALDALAALESQDVDAYAQALDDAERLGAWSAQARRGEVLAGLGLSGLDERTPVERLSGGQRSRLALAALLLEEPDALLLDEPSNHLDDAAVAYLESALRDWKGPVLFASHDRTFLDRVATRIVDLDPLPVPAVVLADAASPGASAPEGAADAAGAEPGDTTSDSGSGLGVRHFGGDYSSALRARRDLMRQWRDRYAAEQAELLALREEIEVGARNVNRKSDPRTEARASRKFYADKDARVIARRARNARVRLETLESGRVRRPPEPLRFAGFDPAFTALGDVTAEAASTTAARPASSGADLVPGRHGDHDAGPQGPAAESVLRAHRVAVPGRLEPVSFGLAPQGRLLLTGANGSGKSTLLKVLAGGVSHEGEILRSDGATVGYLAQDTVFDDPGLSAAAWYARAVGYERAESTPLASLGLLPERDTGRALGELSIGQQRRVALAALVADPPRVLLLDEPSNHLSLALVEELEEALESFAGAVVIATHDRWLRTRWRERNVPEISLG, encoded by the coding sequence ATGCATACCGTGACTCTTCAACATCTGGCGCTGGACGGCATCTCCCAGCGCTACGCCGGACGCCGTGTCCTCAGCGACATCACCTTCGCCGTCTCTCCGGGACAGCGGGTGGGTCTGATCGGGGAGAACGGTTCCGGCAAATCCACCGTGCTGCGCATCGCCGCCGGTGCCCAGCGCCCGGATGCGGGTCTGGTGCTCCGGCCGGAACGCCTGGGGTACTTCGCCCAGGAGCTCGACGCGCCTCCCGGCAGCACTGCCGGCGAGGTGCTGGACCGTGCCCAGCGCCCGGCCCTCGACGCGCTGGCCGCGCTGGAGAGCCAGGACGTGGACGCCTATGCGCAGGCTCTCGACGACGCCGAACGGCTGGGCGCCTGGAGCGCTCAGGCGCGGCGAGGGGAAGTCCTCGCCGGGCTGGGACTCTCCGGCCTCGACGAACGGACGCCCGTGGAACGGCTGTCCGGTGGGCAGCGTTCCCGGCTGGCGCTCGCGGCGCTCCTCCTGGAGGAGCCCGACGCGCTGCTCCTGGACGAGCCGAGCAATCATCTGGACGACGCCGCCGTGGCGTATCTGGAATCCGCCTTGCGCGACTGGAAGGGCCCCGTGCTCTTCGCCAGTCACGACCGCACCTTCCTGGACCGGGTGGCCACACGAATCGTGGACCTGGACCCCTTGCCGGTGCCGGCCGTGGTGCTGGCCGACGCCGCCTCACCGGGCGCCTCAGCGCCGGAGGGGGCTGCAGACGCCGCAGGTGCGGAGCCGGGCGACACGACCTCCGACAGCGGCAGCGGGCTGGGGGTCCGCCACTTCGGTGGGGACTACAGCAGCGCTCTCCGTGCGCGTCGGGACCTCATGCGGCAGTGGCGTGACCGCTACGCCGCGGAACAGGCCGAACTTCTCGCACTGCGCGAGGAGATCGAGGTGGGCGCCCGTAACGTCAACCGCAAGTCCGACCCCCGGACCGAGGCGCGGGCCTCCCGGAAGTTCTATGCCGACAAGGACGCCCGGGTCATCGCCCGCCGTGCGCGCAATGCGCGGGTCCGCCTCGAGACGCTGGAGAGCGGGAGGGTCCGGCGCCCGCCGGAGCCTCTGCGCTTCGCCGGCTTCGACCCTGCCTTCACGGCGCTGGGCGATGTGACGGCGGAAGCGGCTTCGACGACGGCGGCGCGGCCGGCGTCGTCGGGCGCGGACCTGGTGCCTGGCCGGCACGGTGACCATGACGCCGGGCCGCAGGGTCCCGCCGCGGAGTCGGTGCTCCGTGCCCACCGCGTGGCCGTCCCCGGACGGCTGGAACCGGTGTCCTTCGGGCTCGCCCCGCAGGGCAGGCTGCTCCTGACGGGAGCCAACGGCAGCGGGAAGTCGACGCTGCTGAAGGTCTTGGCCGGAGGGGTCTCGCATGAGGGCGAGATCCTCCGGTCCGACGGCGCCACCGTGGGCTATCTGGCACAGGACACCGTGTTCGACGACCCCGGCCTGAGCGCCGCCGCCTGGTACGCACGTGCCGTGGGCTACGAACGGGCCGAGAGCACACCTCTCGCATCCCTGGGGCTGCTTCCCGAGCGCGACACGGGACGGGCCCTCGGCGAGCTCAGCATCGGGCAGCAGCGGCGCGTGGCGCTCGCGGCTCTCGTGGCGGACCCGCCGAGAGTGCTCCTCCTGGACGAGCCGAGCAACCACCTGTCCTTGGCCCTGGTCGAGGAACTCGAGGAGGCGCTGGAGAGCTTCGCCGGAGCCGTCGTGATCGCGACCCACGACCGCTGGCTGCGCACGCGCTGGCGCGAACGGAACGTCCCGGAGATCAGCCTCGGCTGA
- a CDS encoding DUF2505 domain-containing protein produces the protein MALNASTTVPFGLPEVAAVLVDENFVRHVSELVGGTLEAFTIEGDTAAAFTATVVRTVPTTRLPEIARKVVGEALTVTQRESWTAPLEDGSRQADIQISISGAPVSASALQKLVPVDGQTRIDVEGEVTSSIPFLGGKIAGAAEPLVGKALNLQAQQAQSWLESH, from the coding sequence ATGGCCCTGAACGCTTCGACCACCGTGCCCTTCGGACTGCCGGAGGTGGCGGCCGTTCTGGTCGACGAGAACTTCGTCCGCCACGTGAGCGAACTCGTGGGGGGCACCCTGGAGGCTTTCACCATCGAGGGCGACACGGCCGCCGCCTTCACGGCCACCGTGGTGCGCACGGTCCCGACCACCCGTCTTCCCGAGATCGCCCGCAAGGTGGTGGGTGAGGCCCTCACCGTGACGCAGCGTGAGTCGTGGACCGCTCCCCTGGAGGACGGCAGCCGCCAGGCCGACATCCAGATCTCGATCAGCGGCGCACCCGTGAGCGCCTCCGCTCTGCAGAAGCTCGTCCCGGTGGACGGTCAGACCCGGATCGACGTCGAAGGCGAAGTGACGTCCTCCATCCCGTTCCTGGGCGGCAAGATCGCCGGCGCGGCCGAGCCCCTAGTCGGCAAGGCCCTCAACCTGCAGGCTCAGCAGGCGCAGTCCTGGCTCGAAAGCCACTGA